The Candidatus Poribacteria bacterium genome contains the following window.
GCGGAACTTCGACCCTGGCTTCTTTGTAGAGCATTTTATCAAGGATATGAGCATCGCTTTAGACGAGGCACGCAAGATGAATCTGAGTCTCCCAGGGCTTGCGTTGGTGCATCAACTTTACACAGCTGTTCAGGCACAGGGGCACGGTAGGTTAGGCACCCAAGCACTGATGCTGGCGTTGGAGCAGATGTCGGGTGTCGAAGTGAACTAAAATCTCGCTTGTTGACTGTTTCAGTCTGGGTGAACGCGCTTTAAAATCGTGAATTGCAATTGCCGTTCGATAGGCGCGGTTTGATGAAGTTTAAGTATTTAAATTCGGTAGACTTTCAGAGGTTTCCTCTTGCGGTAGGTGTGAGCGGTGCTCGCGATTCCCGGGCAGAGTTCACACAAACGATTACCGAATTATTTTTTAATCTTCATGTAACCGTGCCTTTTTTGTTTCAAACCGACGTTGTAAAATATTGCCCAAGTTCAATTTTTTGCATCAGAGCAATTGTTTTGCCCAGTTTAAACGTCTTATATAGATAATGGCGATACCATAGTGCTGTTCTGGAGGTCATTATGAAATTTCATAGCAAGAATCACAACGGCAATTTGGATACAATCGCGATGTTTATCAAGGAACATGAACGTTTACTTCGATGCATCATCAAGACATACATTAAAAATGTAGATGATGCCGAGGATGTCTTTCAAGAAGCAACCCTTAAGATCCTTGAACACTTTGAGAAGGGTAAATCTGTGAAACATCCGAAGGCATGGATGGCCAGGATCGTCAGAAACGAGTGCGTCAATTTCCAGCGTCAAATGGAAAGATACGCAAATAGAAACATAGCCCTGGTACCCTTTATTAACCGTGCGGCGTTTGGCGGCGGTATGAGTATCCCCGATGAGCAGCATCAAGCAGTCATTACCCAAGAGATTCTGGATCGGATTGCGGCACTGGGTTCGATCTATAGTGATGTAGTGCTGTTATGGATTGATGGATACACCGCTGTTGAGATTTCAGAGAGATTGGGGATTGCCGAAGGCACAGTGAGAACTCGGCTCTGTTATATCAGAAAGAAGGTCCGAGAGTACTTGCAGATAGGAAATGCCTAATTCTCTGTGGAGGTGTTTTGATGTTGAAACGAAATTGGCACTGGGCCCTTGGTGCCCTTATCCTTATTGGTGTTGGTGGCTTTATGTTCTTAAGACCCACAACTTCTCCCGAGCCTATAAAAATCTATAGGACGGTAACACCTGCCCCCAAGCGTGCTCCTACGACAGAAACGAAGACCGAGAAAACGGACATCGCCTTGCAATACGGGCATCTGCAGGACCATAGCCATGGCGATTCGCATGAGACCGGTCCGCACTCCCATGCAGCCGAAACAAACACGCACAGTGACGAGTATGACTGGCGAGATGACAGCGTGTTCGATGTTACGCCTCCAAAAAATGATCCGTGGGGCCAAACTCATCCCGTGAGTGAACCTACCAAGGCTGCGGACGATACCTACCCGCCCCGAGACTGGTATAAAACAGAAGATCCCGAGTTGCGTGCAGAATATCTTTATGCCCAATTCATCAAACAGTTTGGGGATACGCCTGAAGTTCAAGCCATTGGAGATTATGAGTTAAAAGTCGCCCGTGGTATTCCTCCAACACTCGAGGAATATACCCATTATCTTGAAGC
Protein-coding sequences here:
- a CDS encoding sigma-70 family RNA polymerase sigma factor; the encoded protein is MKFHSKNHNGNLDTIAMFIKEHERLLRCIIKTYIKNVDDAEDVFQEATLKILEHFEKGKSVKHPKAWMARIVRNECVNFQRQMERYANRNIALVPFINRAAFGGGMSIPDEQHQAVITQEILDRIAALGSIYSDVVLLWIDGYTAVEISERLGIAEGTVRTRLCYIRKKVREYLQIGNA